CGCATCACCGACATCCAGCCCGACCCCGAGCGCCTCGATGTCATGCAAGCCCAGCGCCAGCGCGCGCTCGCGTGCCCGCCGCGGCTCCGGATCGGCCAGCACCAGGCGCGCACCGGCCTCGCCCAGGCGCTGCGCGGTGGCGCAGCCCAGGCGCCGGCCGCCGCCGGTGATCAGCACGACCTTGCCGCGCAGGGAATCGCCGTCGTGCATCGCCGGCCTCAGATCGCCTGCGCCGCGCGCGCCTGGTCGCGCAGCGTGCGCACCTGGTCGTGGCTGCGCTGCGCGCCATCGCATTGGCGCTGCAGCAGCACCCGCACCGCCGGCGGCAGGTCCTGCGACAGGGCTCGGCGGTAACGCGCCAGCGCGAGATCCCCGCCGCGCTCGCAGGCCTCCAGCAGGGCCAGATCGCTGTCGCCGCCCGGCATGCCCTGCAGCGCCGGCAAGCCGCACAGCGCCGCGCCTGCAACGCTGCCGCCCGGCTCCGGCTGGCCGCCCAATGCCCGGATCGCCGCCTGCAGCTCGGCCGCGGCCTGGTGGCGCTCGCCGGCATGGCGC
This genomic stretch from Roseateles sp. DAIF2 harbors:
- a CDS encoding PA2169 family four-helix-bundle protein; translation: MDSQDVIATLRQLSENCRDGEQGLGGCAARASHPQLRQLFERHAGERHQAAAELQAAIRALGGQPEPGGSVAGAALCGLPALQGMPGGDSDLALLEACERGGDLALARYRRALSQDLPPAVRVLLQRQCDGAQRSHDQVRTLRDQARAAQAI